A stretch of the Osmerus mordax isolate fOsmMor3 chromosome 12, fOsmMor3.pri, whole genome shotgun sequence genome encodes the following:
- the LOC136954039 gene encoding diacylglycerol kinase theta, translated as MAESVLVKHFSTVSPCASPRSGRKKAQQSPGSRSKYQVSAPGHCFKRVTLTKPTFCHNCSDFIWGIVGFLCEVCNFMCHEKCLKTLRSVCSCLAPTLVQLPVAHCFGPAGQKKRFCCVCRKHLEGNTALRCEVCELHVHADCAIFSCGDCRVCHQDGTQDRDVFHHHWREGNIPSGARCEVCRRTCGSSDVLAGIKCEWCGITTHAACYIIVPPVCDLGRLAGVLLTPACVQLSSRNFSKMHCYRISESCQNELDHLDEVDSQVSVPVKESQPASTPDSGKQILKVSDGDDAIKRGNFRLVSIPRITKNEEVLESVLRAFYLPDEPKDYDLHEYGQPPLQSEDILNRNGNPDNKGIFKDCVPEAWVLRARPQDTEVVNIYAGWQKVGAPYVSISISKNSTVDSVIQEVLIRLEKQAEDPSNFNLVEVYMGSRQVQRQVLPGQEMLLDKLKEIRKVSLRQMNQTRFYVAESRNSRVQVKLLIGGLPPLLDKDEYSQLLQEHLAVKSHLMATTHVYGSQGALELQISCFSEAERVYMLAKDTAVCNKQLTSLVIPEILHNKLERGCCPLLVFVNPRSGGLRGRELLYNFRKLLNPHQVFDLTNGGPLAGLHTFREVPHFRVLVCGGDGTVGWVLGVLEAVRHKLVCPEPPIAIIPLGTGNDLARVLRWGAGYSGEDPHNVLQAVDEAEEVQMDRWTILLDAQEMSGGGEENGYLEPPKIVQMNNYLGLGIDAELTLDFHHAREEEPEKFNSRFHNKGVYVKAGLQKLSHTRNLHQDIRLQVDKQEVELPSIEGLIFLNIPSWGSGADLWGSEGDCRFGRPRIDDGMLEVVGVTGVVHMGQVQSGLRSGIRIAQGNYVRVTVTKPLPVQVDGEPWIQAPGHIIISAAGPKVRMLRKSKHKQKRSAGLREARSESPSSSDGGQ; from the exons ATGGCAGAAAGCGTTCTAGTCAAACATTTCAGCACTGTGAGCCCCTGCGCGAGCCCCCGGTCCGGGAGGAAAAAGGCTCAACAGTCTCCCGGCTCGCGCTCCAAGTACCAGGTCAGCGCGCCCGGGCATTGTTTTAAGAGAGTGACTCTCACTAAGCCAACATTCTGCCACAACTGCAGCGATTTTATATGGGGTATTGTCGGATTCCTTTGTGAAG tgtgtaactTCATGTGCCATGAGAAGTGCCTGAAGACACTGAGATCGGTGTGCTCATGCTTGGCCCCGACGCTGGTGCAG ctccccgTTGCTCATTGTTTCGGTCCAGCTGGGCAAAAGAAAAGAttttgctgtgtgtgcagaAAACACCTTGAAGGAAACACAGCGCTACGTTGTGAAG tgtgtgagcTGCACGTCCACGCTGACTGTGCGATATTCAGCTGTGGAGACTGCCGTGTCTGCCACCAGGATGGGACGCAGGATCGA GACGTCTTCCACCaccactggagggaggggaacatcCCGTCAGGGGCGCGCTGCGAGGTGTGCCGCCGCACCTGCGGCTCGTCTGACGTGCTGGCCGGGATCAAGTGCGAGTGGTGTGGCATCACG ACGCATGCCGCCTGCTATATCATCGTGCCTCCAGTGTGTGATCTGGGCCGGCTGGCCGGCGTGCTGCTCACACCGGCCTGTGTTCAGCTGAGCTCCAGGAACTTCAGCAAGATGCACTGTTACCGCATCTCAGAGAGCTGCCAGAACGAGCTGG ATCATTTGGATGAGGTTGACAGTCAGGTGTCTGTTCCAGTGAAggagagccagccagcctccacgCCAGATTCAG GGAAGCAGATCTTGAAGGTGTCAGATGGGGATGATGCCATCAAGCGTGGCAACTTTCGCTTGGTCTCCATTCCTCGAATAACCAAGAATGAGGAAGTGTTG GAATCGGTGCTGAGGGCCTTCTACTTGCCTGACGAGCCCAAGGACTACGACCTGCACGAGTATGGACAACCACCCCTGCAGTCCGAAGACATCCTGAACCGCAACGGTAACCCTGACAACAAGGGCATCTTTAAGGACTGCGTTCCAGAGGCGTGGGTTCTGAGGGCCAGACCCCAGGACACGGAGGTGGTGAACATCTACGCCGGCTGGCAGAA ggttgGTGCGCCCTATGTCTCCATCTCCATATCCAAGAACAGTACAGTGGATTCTGTCATCCAGGAGGTACTCATTCGACTGGAAAAACAG GCAGAGGACCCTTCCAATTTCAACCTTGTGGAGGTGTACATGGGAAGCAGGCAAG TTCAGAGACAGGTGCTGCCGGGTCAGGAGATGCTTCTGGACAAACTGAAGGAGATCCGGAAG gtTTCCCTGAGGCAGATGAACCAGACTCGCTTCTACGTGGCTGAGAGCAGGAACAGCAGGGTACAGGTCAAGCTGCTCATAGGAGGACTTCCCCCGCTGCTGGACAAGGACGAGTACTCCCAACTGCTGCAGGAACACCTGGCTGTCAAAA gtCACCTGATGGCCACAACGCATGTCTACGGGAGCCAAG GAGCGCTGGAACTGCAGATATCGTGTTTCTCCGAGGCGGAGAGAGTCTACATGCTAGCCAAGGACACGGCTGTCTGCAACAAACAGCTCACCTCCCTGGTGATACCCGAGATACTG CACAACAAGttggagagaggctgctgtcCCTTGCTGGTGTTTGTGAACCCCAGGAGTGGAGGGCTGAGGGGACGAGAGCTGCTCTACAATTTCCGGAAGCTTCTGAACCCTCACCAAGTATTCGACTTGACCAATGGTGGACCACTGGCAGG ACTCCACACGTTCAGGGAGGTCCCCCACTTCCGGGtgctggtgtgtgggggggacgggacggTGGGCTGGGTCCTGGGAGTCCTGGAGGCCGTCAGGCACAAGCTGGTCTGTCCTGAGCCCCCGATCGCCATCATCCCTCTGGGCACAG GGAACGACCTGGCCCGGGTGCTGCGCTGGGGGGCAGGCTACAGCGGCGAGGACCCCCACAATGTGCTGCAAGCCGTGGACGAGGCAGAGGAGGTGCAGATGGACCGCTGGACCATCCTGCTGGATGCCCAGGAGATGagcgggggtggggaggagaacgGCTACCTGGAGCCCCCcaag ATAGTGCAGATGAACAACTACCTTGGTCTGGGCATCGACGCAGAGCTTACCCTGGACTTCCACCACGCTCGCGAGGAGGAGCCAGAGAAGTTCAACAGCAG gttTCACAacaagggtgtgtatgtgaaggcGGGGCTGCAGAAACTTAGTCACACCAGGAACCTCCATCAAGACATTCGGCTGCAGGtggacaaacaggaagtggagctgcCCAGTATAGAGGGACTGATCTTCCTCAACatccccag TTGGGGCTCTGGAGCAGACCTGTGGGGATCAGAGGGGGACTGTCGTTTTGGTCGTCCCCGTATCGATGATGGGatgctggaggtggtgggggtgacGGGGGTGGTGCACATG GGCCAGGTGCAAAGTGGACTACGCTCGGGGATCCGCATCGCCCAGGGCAACTACGTGCGCGTCACGGTAACCAAGCCCCTCCCGGTGCAGGTGGACGGGGAGCCCTGGATCCAGGCCCCGGGACACATCATCATCTCCGCAGCTGGgccaaag GTCCGGATGCTGAGGAAgtccaaacacaaacagaagagGTCTGCAGGGCTGAGAGAGGCCCGTTCCGAGAGCCCCTCATCCAGCGATGGAGGCCAgtga
- the LOC136954017 gene encoding eukaryotic translation initiation factor 4E-1A isoform X2 translates to MALSNHLLFSHKSCKSDFLNMATAEPESTPKQSNSDEEEKCEITGKEILSPEDYIKHPLQNKWALWFFKNDKSKTWQANLRLISKFDTVEDFWALYNHIQLSSNLISGCDYSLFKLLCLVGEAFGDHSDDVCGAVVNIRTKGDKIAIWTTDYDNKDGITHIGHVYKERLGVPSKVVIGYQSHADTATKSGSTTKNKFVV, encoded by the exons ATGGCACTGTCCAATCACCTTTTATTCTCACACAAGAGTTGTAAATCAGACTTTCTAAATATGGCGACCGCTGAACCG GAATCCACACCTAAACAATCTAATTCTGACGAAGAAGAAAAATGTGAAATAACCGGTAAAGAAATTTTGAGTCCTGAAGACTACATCAAACATCCTCTTCAAAATAA GTGGGCTCTTTGGTTCTTTAAGAACGATAAAAGCAAAACCTGGCAAGCAAATTTGAGGCTGATCTCAAAATTTGACACAGTGGAAGACTTCTGGGC gCTTTATAATCACATCCAATTGTCGAGCAACTTGATCTCCGGTTGTGACTACTCTCTTTTTAAG ctgcTGTGTCTTGTAGGGGAAGCATTCGGCGACCATAGCGACGATGTGTGTGGTGCTGTCGTTAACATCCGAACTAAAGGAGACAAGATAGCGATATGGACGACAGACTACGACAACAAGGACGGCATCACACACATAGG ACACGTATATAAGGAAAGGTTGGGTGTGCCATCCAAGGTAGTGATAGGGTACCAGTCACATGCAGACACGGCCACCAAGAGTGGCTCTACTACCAAGAACAAGTTTGTTGTCTGA
- the LOC136954017 gene encoding eukaryotic translation initiation factor 4E-1A isoform X1 has translation MALSNHLLFSHKSCKSDFLNMATAEPESTPKQSNSDEEEKCEITGKEILSPEDYIKHPLQNKWALWFFKNDKSKTWQANLRLISKFDTVEDFWALYNHIQLSSNLISGCDYSLFKDGIEPMWEDERNKRGGRWLITLSKQQRRADLDRFWLETLLCLVGEAFGDHSDDVCGAVVNIRTKGDKIAIWTTDYDNKDGITHIGHVYKERLGVPSKVVIGYQSHADTATKSGSTTKNKFVV, from the exons ATGGCACTGTCCAATCACCTTTTATTCTCACACAAGAGTTGTAAATCAGACTTTCTAAATATGGCGACCGCTGAACCG GAATCCACACCTAAACAATCTAATTCTGACGAAGAAGAAAAATGTGAAATAACCGGTAAAGAAATTTTGAGTCCTGAAGACTACATCAAACATCCTCTTCAAAATAA GTGGGCTCTTTGGTTCTTTAAGAACGATAAAAGCAAAACCTGGCAAGCAAATTTGAGGCTGATCTCAAAATTTGACACAGTGGAAGACTTCTGGGC gCTTTATAATCACATCCAATTGTCGAGCAACTTGATCTCCGGTTGTGACTACTCTCTTTTTAAG GATGGCATCGAGCCCatgtgggaggatgagaggaacaaGCGTGGCGGGCGCTGGCTCATCACGCTCTCAAAGCAGCAGCGCAGGGCGGACCTCGACCGCTTCTGGCTTGAGACG ctgcTGTGTCTTGTAGGGGAAGCATTCGGCGACCATAGCGACGATGTGTGTGGTGCTGTCGTTAACATCCGAACTAAAGGAGACAAGATAGCGATATGGACGACAGACTACGACAACAAGGACGGCATCACACACATAGG ACACGTATATAAGGAAAGGTTGGGTGTGCCATCCAAGGTAGTGATAGGGTACCAGTCACATGCAGACACGGCCACCAAGAGTGGCTCTACTACCAAGAACAAGTTTGTTGTCTGA